A stretch of DNA from Hippopotamus amphibius kiboko isolate mHipAmp2 chromosome 5, mHipAmp2.hap2, whole genome shotgun sequence:
TCATATTTGACTGCAGCCAGTTTTGATGTTTGGAAATCCAGCCTGACGATGCCAGATCGTCTGgttttttcaagaaaaatctaaaatctgGACTTTCTATGTGAAATCTCATGATTTCTATATCACAAAATTTCTAAATGTTGGgacctaactgaatattttaaaacattttgcagGCCAGGCAGCACATATCAGCAGGCCATATTTGGCCTACATTTTGCTAGTTTTTAAACCTCTGATTGTGGAACATGAAGGAAGAAACCCCTGGATCCTAGGCTCTCTCTGTCGCTATGGAAGATCACTGTAAATGTAGGAAAGCAAGGGGAAGATGGGAGACAGTTACAGCTTAGAGCGGTGTCCGCTGTTCATGCATAGTGGTGTTCGTGCGGCCCTCCTAACGCTTTCTgaggaagcaatagcaaacaaaaaacatctgAGAATTCTGAAGGACGATATTGTGCATATCAGTGTGAGTTCAAACCACAGTATTAATTAGAAACGGCTCTGTTTGCTGTGGCCACAGTGTCATGTTGTCATTTGTGGATCTTTTTTGATCAAGTTGTTTTAGATGCTGCAGTAGAGTCTGCCCACTACGACACCCAAGTATTTCGAGTGTgtgttattgtgttgtttatagCTCTCCTTTGGGTGGAACACGGTAAAGATTGATATGACTGCAGCCCGGAGAGATCCTCTTCCAATTATCCCGTTTGGATTAGCTGCATTTGCTGCCACCTTGTTTGCCTTGGGATTAGCTTTAGGAACAACCATAGCTGTCGGGATGTTGTTTTTCATCCAGGTAAGTTCCTGGATTACCTCTAGCTAGAGTTGTCAAGTTATTGGCGCCACTTGTAATGAGAAAGAGATAAAGGCTGCATTTAAGTGCGCAGTGTGAAATGAAGACTATTGTTACTTATTCCATCTAGGTGATTAATTTCATCTTCTATTTAATCTTTGAATACTAGTCAAGTAACTTTTAAGTGACTTATCCAGAATTTCTAGGTAAttgatttaactttaaaaatactaactTAGAGTTATATAGCATTTTATACTTGAGAAAGCTCTTCTCACAGTCTCTCTTGATCTTCACATCAACCCCAAAAGAGTTCGATAAGGATTATTATTTTCCCTTCCTTACAGATGAGCAATTAAGTCACAGGAAGGTTAAGTGATGTACCCAGGATCCTCCATTCATATATTCAGTAAACATATATTCAGTAAACataattattaatgttattttataataGCATATATTAAATCAGAATCATAATAgcatagctaacatttactgagtactgtTTTAGGCATTTTACGTGTGTCAGCTCATTTAATCTCCATAACAACCCTATGATATAGGTGCTATTTAATGTCTACTCTGTGATGAATCACTCTGCTAATTACTGAGGCTACAAGAGTGAAAATGAGGATGTTCCTACCGTTAGGAATTTCACAAGTGGTGAAGAGTTCATTAATACAGGGTCATGTGTGTATCATAGATTTATGTACAAAGTGCTGTGAGAACACAGAAGGAGGATGTAGCCCAGAAGTGATCAAAAAATAGTTCTTATGACTCATTTCATTCGCTTCattagtttattcattcactgaagGCCCACTGTGGACCATGTATTGTGTTAGGCCCTGGGAATATTTATAAGGACAACTAGCCCAGGGTTGTTCTTACTGTGTCACACTGTCTCCATGAAGGCACAGCCAGGCTTCAAAGAATTGCAGAACTTATAGAATTAGAAACGCTGGCCTTGAGGGCCCTGATGGTCACCCAACCCTTTTTGAACTCTTGGTTTTAAAATAACCTGGTTTTGGTTATAGTTCATGTTTTCTACTAGCCTGGGatcaaattctttgaaaaaattttccCAATGCCTATAATTAGGAATCATATTAGAGATAAACTAAAATCCTGTAGTATAAAAACCTACATAAATGGAATTGTATCTAGGAAACAAAAACTAGAATCAAGACTGAATATATTCAGTTTCTAAGGCAAGCAGAATATCTAGGTTGACTGAAATGAGGTACTGTTACTTGTAATAAATAGATTAATCATATATTtaagattaattaaaaatagtgGTAAAAGACTTTAGTAGCAAAATACATCTATATAATACTGATTAAATGGATTATATCAGTATTTTGTTAATACTCTGCAAAGCTTATTCATATGATAGTacttaaaacatgatttttttaatttaaacagtaGATTCAGATTTGATTGTGGATTATTGTGGTCATTCATGTGAAGATGTACAGTGGCTAAGAGTCAGATGGGCCACATACTGTGTTACTTAATCTCTATTATCCTGATGTCTTCATCTATATAATGCAGCAATAAAAACTGTCTCATAGGGTTAGTGTAAAGATGATAATCTAAAATGAACCAGTCACGCTATGAAATTTTACTTTCTACCAATTTGATTTTCAGATGAAAATAATTCTCAGAAACAAAACTTCTATTGAATCATGGATTGAAGAGAAGGTAAATTTTATAATTGCTTCCTCAATGTCGATAAAGTATTTATTAACTAATAGACCAGATTAACTAATAAATACCCCAGAATGAAAACTTGGCTACCATATGGCTTCCTTACGTCATTGGCATGCCACGTAAAACGTGATTAAAGGAACCGTTTGCTTTATTCCTGGTTTAGTATAACTCCCACAGAACTATCTCACACACTGAGTTGTTGAAGAGGCCTAAGGCACACCTGAAACCATTTGGCTGTACTCTCTCAGACTAGAGGAGAAGGCAACCCATTTGGAAAGGAACGCCTGTCCTACCAAGGTGCCATCACATAGGCTTTAGACATCAGACAGGGCTTATGACACTTAACTTGTCACAAACCTCACAACCGCCAATATATACCTCACACTGTCCATTGGGATTCTGATGTAAAAAGTACATCTGACTACCCCCTCCCCATTGAAAACTGCGCACAGCCTCACCATCACTGTAGCACATTAGGGTTGTAAACCCAAATGCACTAGGGCTGGGGCAGGTAACCCAGATGCGTCAAGCCAGCCTATGGGCCAGAGCTGCCCTCAGACGAAGCTGattgttgccacagggaagtcttCACCCAGTATTGTgagatcatgtgattttttttttttttttctgagaaaattcaGAGATCTGGATTTCTGTGTtacctttttttctatttttaagcatTGGCAAgcaattcaaattaaaaacaaacagaaaaccttcCTGGGCCAAATAAAACACTTATAGAACATATTTAGCCCCCTGGCAGCCAGTTGATGAGCTTTAAtttagagcagcagttctcaaactttttgatctCAGGACCTTTCACATCCTTAAAAAGGTGTTAAGGACATTAACATGTATTTTATCTATTGATATTTGccatattttcagagaaaatctttgaatatttattatttcatttaaaaataacaataaatgcattatatgttaataaaaatagtatattttttggaaaaaaattttccaaaaaaaaaaaaataggaagagtggcattgttttctttttttacaaatctctttaatatctgATTTAACAAGACAATTGGATTCTCATaactgcttctgcattcagtcttttgAGGTATGTTGCTTTGATTGAAGTGTATGAAGAAATCTCAGCCTCAAACAGATAAGTAGATAGAAAAGGGTGGAGTAATTTTAACTTACCTTTCAGTTGATAGTGGATGTTCTTTGATAATACAGTAAGACTTGACAGGTGCTACTTCTTGAGAGGTTAGTTGCATGTGGATCTGAAACTACAGCAGTAAActttttgtattcttttgtatttaaATCCATCAATCTATCTTGCtctttgaatgaatcttttaccATATAAGGCATCAggcattggtcatttggaaaatattaattaacagtGTTATGCAGATTTTTCAAATGTTGACAAATTTTATTATACAGTATCTAAAAGCTGCATTCATTCATATCACTACCAGTTTTATGAAGAAAATCTGTAAATATTGGAAAGCTGTCAGGCTCATAGTGGTGGATATAAATTTTCCAAactaattttcacttgaaagcctTGTTTTTTTCACTGGCAGCAAATGCTCAGTTTATATGAAGTAACAGCCTGACTTTTTCATTTTCGAGAAGACATCCACTAAATACTGAAGTCTGAATAACCTTGGTTTGTCTGTaacattattcattctttcaagtaaaaatgctGACATGAAAAAAAGCTGGCTACACAGCTTTTGTTAGCTCACGACTCAAACAAGTGTTTTCCTTGAGATGAGCACTTTGGCATGTTTTATATGTACTTCCCATTttgtcacacagaatattaaaaagacatcTACTTGAGCGCTGAAATTTAATAAgaataagtttttgtttcttcatcaaGGACGTTTTTATGTATAACTGggctttttttgttggtttgatttggttttgAATTATGAGTGTGTAGCAGTGAAGAATATAGCACCTACTAATACAGTTTGGTGCCACTGTCTAGATTCCTGCTTAAGGTGCCAGCAATTTTACCCACCATTGCAAATGTCAACACCATGAACAAGGCAGATAACatcttactattattttaaatgttgtctGACTTTGTTGAACCCCAAGAAAAGGTCTTGGGGACTCAAGGAGGTGTGCAAAGCATGCTTGGAGAACCACTGATGTACAGGTTTAAGTCCAAGCTTCTTAGCTTGTGTGTAATAAAACCTTTTATGTCTTCCCCTTACCTGCTTCTCCAGCTTcatttccacccctcccccccacccacactCAGTACCAGTTAACACCAGTTTGCACATCTTATGCTTCTTTGTCTTTCCACatgttgttccctctgcctagaatattctttcctcttttttgccTCATTTCTTGTCCCTCAAGACTTAGTTTAGCTGTCACTtcctccaaggagccttccttgactctccctaGACTAGATTAAGTACTCATTCCCTTTTCCCATGGTACCTACTGCACATCTCTGCCACCTTTTAACACATCGTCTTGCTGGGATCCCCCATCTTCACTGAGTGCTTCTCTTAGACAGAGACCATGCCTTGGTTGTTTTTGTGAGCTACTCTCATCCTTAGCActtcttctttcttaatattcTAGATCTCTGTTCTCTGAGGCTCTTAATTCATTTTGAAGACTGAAgcttttgtttataaaaaaggaaattaccatTTACTAACATGTCATGTTACAGCTTGATAATTCTTTTAATTGAATTAACATCAATATCACTTTATAAGTAACTGCAAGAAGCTTTTCCCTAAAATACTATCCCGTTAATAAAATAGTTCGATATCATCTCTAGTtagcataatatatttttttttgacaaaggactttatatttaaataatcataTAATATGACAGAAAATATACCAAACTTGTGAGCTATATCTATAAATAGCATAATATATTGACATTAGATTaacagtggttttttgtttgttttttgctaatAACCAAAGCTCTTTATAAAGTGCTATGCTAAAtctagaagttattttaaaactggCACTTTGTTGCTcagtaaaaaatcaaataaatgattgcattaagttaaagaaaatgtataaaaattaccAGATTTTATTACACAATAAATATCAACTGGGTTTGTACACTTATTATAGGAATAAATAATGTATCTTTATACCACTAGGTGTCAGTGGAAATTCAGAAATTCTAAGAAATTTCTTAGAAATTTCTATCAGAAATTCTAATCCAGTTTATCCCCTTAAGTAAAAGCTAACAATTTAAATGCctataatataatttatgaaacCTAAATATTTATATAGGTATATgcttaaaatgtacatataaatgcctatataaataagtatataggCATATGTAATGgtatataaaactgaaagaagGTCTCTTACACATAACCtgctagctttaaaaaaaaaaatcattttcataaaaTGATGACTCCCCTGTTACACCTTTCCTGGCCATTCCCACAGGTGTTACTGCCACCCAGGTTACAGCTGTTGCGTTCTAGTGCACCCATCTAACAGTTCCTTCCATCCCGAATATACCCGTTTTCTGTTAAATCTCTTTATCACTATCTCTTCTTTACACCTGAATTCTTTTGTTCTACTGAAGAAGCAGAAACATTGAGGATTTTTTATATATGGAATAACGTTActattttaataagcatttttgaATGCTTGAATTCTGTCTTATTTAGGCTTATTCCTGAATAAGCCCCAGCAGACATTTTCTGGGTGATCATGCGAGGCTGGTATTGTGTGTCAAGTTCTTCTGATATTGGGATAAGTGTGTTCATTTCTCCTGTGTACTCTAATGTTTCAATAAGGAGAAGGTATTTTTAGGAGTGATACAAATTTGAGGAATAAATGTTCTCAATAGTATACTACTAAAAGCCATTTAAGGCAGATGTATCTACCATCTTACATCTTTGTTACCCACAGGCTAAAGACCGAATTCAATATTATCAGCTAAATGAagtctttgtttttccttatgaTATGGGAAGTAGATGGAAGAACTTTAAACAGGTATTTACGTGGTCAGGGGTCCCCAAAGGAGATGGACTGGATTGGCCAATAAGAGAAGGCTGTCACCAGTACAGCTTAACAGTgagtatttttgtttaaataatctTGCCTTTTTGCCTCACCTTCTTCCCTTTAACTTCTCCTCAACTCCAGTGGCATTTTACAGTAACataagtaataattttttttcagtatgtcAGAATGAATCTAAGTTAATTCTAAAGCACTCCTTGTATCATGTTCCTCCTTATATATTTAAATCTCTCCTTATCTCTCCATACGTGTGAGATAAAGTCCTGATTCCTTAAAACGTGGTTTTGTGAAAATCTGGCCAAAAGCTACCTTTCCATGACATCCTAGCAGGATTCACCCTTTCTAATCAGCCTAGTCCACTCAGTGAATTCCTGGTACATTCCTGACACCTAACACTTCCCCCACACTGTTTTTTCTGTGTCAAATGACCTCCTCTTTATCAGGAATTATTCAGACCAGCGCCAGTCCCCACTCTTCCATAAAGGTTAACCTCCCCGCTCTAGACTCATCTGGATTTGGCACTTACTCATGTACTAATGGATAGTAGCACATGAGGTCTCACTTTTATTTAATTCTTGGATTATCTTGTATCTTTAACTTAACTTGGCAAGATTCTAGGCAGAGATTATTTCTCCTGCTGTATCTGATGTCGTGTCATTTAATAAATTGTTGCTAAATAAGTGGAGAAAAGTGAGTTGAAATGATGACTTCTAATCGAGACTCACTGTTGATGAATTTTGTGGTCCATTTGCCATCTCCCTAAAGAATCAGTGAGTCCCTGTATCCTCTTCACCTTAGGGGCTAGCCTGGAGGCCAGCTGAGAGCAGAGAGCAATATCTCCCTGATTCCTGGGCCACAGGGAGCGCTCTGTGAATACACACAAAGACATTGCAGAGGAAGCACTGAGAGGAAAGCCCCACTTCAGTGCTGGGTTTTAGTCATAGGACCTTCTttccctgctttttaaaaacacaaacaaagaaacaaaaaaatggccTTTAAATTGTCAGCAATTTGAAACATTGGAAAATTGAGAGTTTGTCACGTCACTCTGATACAGTAAATGAAGAAAGCCTGTTTTTCAACATTGAGATAAGagacttcattttttctttttatatcttccaaACAGATAGAACAGTTGAAACAAAAAGCAGATAAAAGAGTCAGAAGTGTAAGTAATTATTTTGCAGTGatactaatttctttttcttttgtcaggCTCTACACGTCTGTGTAGCTTTTAAAATTGCCTTTGAGTAAAAACCAACTGTTGgcttttattaaataatatttcttaatacatttgttgaaatttgatgcacattatttttgttttcatttaaatagtTTGGACTGGAGGTTTGGAGGGAATTTAGTCAATTTATATTGTCAGTAGATAATTATCCTCAATATAGTTCCCTAGTGTGAAACTTGTCCTTAAACAGTGATGCAGAACAACTCAAtggccactagctacatgtggctatttaaattaatttaaattaaattaaaatataagttcCTTGGTTGCACCAGCCACATTAAAAGTGTTCAATAGCTACATGTGTCTAGGGGCTACCACTCTGGATACCACaagtataaaacatttccatcactgcagaaagttctgtgGGACAGCACTGCttctaaaatttcattcttaGCCATGTGCTTGAAATGAAGGGTAAGAAAAGCCTGAGAATTAGAAGCATCAATTAATTACCTTCTATAAGGGAACTGGGTGGATAGGGAACCAGAAGGGAAAAAGACTTGTTGCCTGATATTTTGTATCTACCATTAACAGTTTACATTCAAAAGTAAAAAGCTCGGGTATGGGTTAATGTTCTTCTGCTCACTGATGACAGGTTCGGTATAAAGTAATAGAAGATTACAGTGGTACCTGCTGTCCTTTGAATAGAGGAATCAAAACCTTCTTCACAAGCCCTTGCACTGAAGAGCCTCGGATAAAGCTACAGAAAGGGGAGTTCATCTTAGCCACAAGAGGGTTACGGTAAGTGACAGAAAGTACTGAATTTCTTCTTGAATGACAAAATTGGTatctagccaaaaaaaaaattaattttagtcttttaaatatttcagatacTGGTTGTATGGAGATAAAATTCTTGATGATTCCGTCACAGAAGGTATGAAAGTGGAGGGGGATGTTTAAAGGATAAGACTGTCAGCAATAGCTGCAAACTTTACAAGAATAACTTTCATAAACAGTGACATGTCATATGCATTAGTGGAACTAACTAGGAAGGCACATcattaaacaacaaaaagaagctCCTTGTATtatttctccatagcacttattcTTATCAGGTCTTTGCAGGGATTAGCTAACACCGGATCCCATCCTTaactatgtgacaggcacttGTGGAAATGCTTCACTTGTAGTATTCAGGTCCCCAGCAGCCCTCTGAGGTCCATGCTGTCACTGACATTTTATTGGTGAGGGAACTGAAACATGGAGAGGCTGAGCAACGTGCCCAAGGCCGCACTAAATGCAGATGAAGCCAAGACTCCAGCCCacacagtctggctccagagcctgtgactAAGCTGCTATGTTGTACACGCCCCCAGTGAATGAATTGTCCTATGAAGTTATTATCAAAACTATTGAATTGAAAActatgtctttgatttttttatttacttttagaaattgttcctttttttaatttttttttttattttttttttatttttatttttttgggggtacaccaggttcaatcatctgtttttatacacatatccccatattccctcccttccttgactcccccacctcgagtcccccccaccctccctgccccagtcctctaaggcatcttccatcctcgagttggactccctttgttatacaacaacttcccactgactattttacagttggtagtatatatatgtctgtgctactctctcgcttcgtctcagtttccccttcaccccccgccccctcccatacctcgagttctccagtccattccctgtatctgcatccttgttcttgtcactgagttcatcagtaccatttttagattccatatatgtgagttagcatacaatatttgtccttctctttctgacttacttcactctgtatgacagattgtagttctatccacctcattacatatagctccatttcatccctctttatagctgagtaatattccattgtatatatatgccacatcttctgtatccattcatttgttgatgggcatttaggttgcttccatgtcctggctattgtaaatagtgctgcaataaacattatggtaaaagtttcttttgggattatggttttctttgggtatatgcccaggagtgggattactggatcatatggtagttctatttgtagttttttaaggaacctccaaattgttttccatagtggctgtaccaacttacagtcccaccaacagtgcaggagagttcccttttctccacaccctctccaacatttgtggtttccagactttgtgatgatggccattctgatcggtgtgaggtgatacctcattgtggctttgacttgcatttctctgatgattagtgatgttgagcatcttttcatgtgtttgttggccatctgtatgtcttcttcggagaaatgtctatttaggtcttctgcccatttgtggattgggttctttgcttttttggtatgaagctgcatgagctgcttgtatattttggaggttaatcctttgtccattgtttcataggcaattattttttcccattctgagggttatcttcttgtcttgtttatggtttcttttgctgtgcaaaagcttttaagtttcatgaggtcccatttgtttattcttgattttatttccatgattctaggaggtgggtcaaaaaagatgttgctttgatgtatgtcatagagtgttctgcctatgctttcctctaggagttttatagtgtctggccttacatgtaggtctttaatccatttggagtttctttttgtgtatggtgttaggaagtgttctaatttcattcttttacgtgttgctgtccaattttcccagcaccacttattgaagaggc
This window harbors:
- the ZDHHC6 gene encoding palmitoyltransferase ZDHHC6 isoform X3 codes for the protein MPCSLVLALSLWDGNRKILRIACTSSIVKSAKHTRHHGHITAESVTAPLGCIHAAFIFVMTMYTQLYNRLSFGWNTVKIDMTAARRDPLPIIPFGLAAFAATLFALGLALGTTIAVGMLFFIQMKIILRNKTSIESWIEEKAKDRIQYYQLNEVFVFPYDMGSRWKNFKQVFTWSGVPKGDGLDWPIREGCHQYSLTIEQLKQKADKRVRSVRYKVIEDYSGTCCPLNRGIKTFFTSPCTEEPRIKLQKGEFILATRGLRYWLYGDKILDDSVTEGVSRVRGWFPRNCVEKCPCDAETDQAPEGEKKNR